One segment of Nostoc piscinale CENA21 DNA contains the following:
- the pilM gene encoding type IV pilus assembly protein PilM, producing MVKSFNSLFGKSNKGVGIELASERVNIVQLRKQRQGLKLESFTSVPVPEGVVTDGQITDPPTMAQIIQQGLAESKIKASRVATGVPGRDSIVRLIPVPAELDDKELRDMVLNHEAGLYLPYPREEADVDYQKLGYFVDEDGIEKVQVLLVATRKEVTDTYLSTFEQAGLQIDVLEINSFALIRTIRDQLRQFGPQEAVVLVDIEFDSTEIAIIVNGVPQFSRNVPIGTYQMQEALARAMSVPTSRDMELLREMIIPATPMDGGQTGVTGINPGMAAMMRVVGELTDELRRSIDFYLNQSENLEIAQILLAGPGGGLQQLDEFFTQRLSLPTAQVDPVGGLSLQVDEQKYPALERSGLAIVLGLGMREV from the coding sequence GTGGTGAAAAGCTTCAATAGTCTGTTTGGCAAATCTAATAAAGGGGTTGGCATCGAACTTGCATCAGAACGGGTAAACATCGTTCAGTTACGCAAGCAGCGCCAAGGTTTAAAACTAGAATCTTTTACATCTGTTCCTGTTCCCGAAGGTGTGGTGACAGATGGTCAAATTACTGACCCCCCGACAATGGCGCAAATCATTCAGCAAGGATTAGCTGAAAGTAAAATCAAGGCTTCTCGTGTTGCTACCGGTGTACCTGGACGAGATTCTATCGTACGTCTGATTCCAGTGCCAGCTGAGTTAGATGACAAAGAATTACGGGACATGGTGTTAAATCATGAAGCTGGCTTGTATTTACCATATCCGCGTGAAGAAGCTGATGTAGATTACCAAAAACTTGGGTACTTTGTAGATGAGGACGGCATCGAAAAGGTACAGGTATTATTAGTAGCCACCCGCAAGGAGGTGACTGATACATATTTAAGTACTTTTGAGCAAGCTGGATTGCAAATCGATGTTTTAGAGATTAACAGTTTTGCGCTGATTCGGACAATCCGCGACCAACTGCGGCAATTTGGCCCACAGGAAGCGGTGGTACTAGTTGACATTGAGTTCGACAGTACAGAAATAGCCATCATTGTGAACGGAGTACCTCAATTTTCACGGAATGTGCCAATTGGTACTTATCAAATGCAAGAAGCCCTCGCTAGGGCGATGAGTGTACCTACGTCACGGGATATGGAACTTTTACGGGAAATGATTATTCCTGCAACTCCTATGGATGGTGGGCAAACTGGGGTGACAGGAATCAATCCTGGGATGGCAGCGATGATGAGAGTTGTGGGAGAACTAACAGATGAACTGCGTCGTTCTATCGATTTTTACTTAAATCAAAGTGAAAATTTGGAAATCGCGCAGATCCTCTTGGCTGGGCCGGGTGGCGGACTGCAACAGCTAGATGAGTTTTTCACACAACGCTTAAGCTTGCCAACTGCACAAGTAGATCCGGTGGGGGGATTGTCTTTGCAGGTTGATGAACAAAAATATCCAGCTTTGGAACGTTCTGGTTTAGCGATCGTACTTGGCCTCGGAATGCGGGAGGTGTAA